The DNA sequence GTAGTCGTAGTCTTTTTTGTAGAGGTATTTTGCTAAAATTTGACCGCCTAGCGCGCGCAAAAGCTCTTTTTTTAGCTTTGAGGGCTGTTTTTTGGGCTTAAATTTTATAAATTTCGCCCCGGCTTCTTCTATGATTTGCGAGATATTGCGCCCGCCCGCCTCGTAATCAGTCTCAAAAAAAGCGCAAAGCTCGTATTTTTGCTGCGCGGCAAGCCCGCGCAAAAGATACAAAAAACTCTTCGTTCCGCCGCCGTATTCGCGCCCCGTATCGACGAAAAAAATCTTTTTCAAATCATTTCCTTTAACATCTCCCAGACCTCGCGCGCCTCAATTTGCAGCATACACTCCTGAAATTTGCAGTTTTTGCCGACGCAAGGCGAGCAGGTGCGCGGCTTTTTGATAAATTTATGGATATTTTCGTCAAAATCCGGATTTGAGTTTACGGGCGAGGCGACGGCAAAAAGCCCGATCGTGGGCGTCCTTAGCGCGGCTGCGACGTGCAGCGGGCCGGTATCGGGCGTGACAAGCACGTCAAGCCTAGCTATCAGCGCCGCGGCCTCTCGCAGACTAAATTTACCCGCCGCATCTATCACGTGCGCGCTTCTTAACTCCTCGTCTAACTGCGCGGTCATCGCTCGCTCGGCGGGGCTGCCCGTTAGCACGATGACGGCGTCCGTGCGCTCCAAAATAATTCCCGCCAGCTCCCGCCAACGCTGCCAAAACCACTGCCTGGAAACCGTGCTAGCCCCCATCTGAAAGCCGATAAATTTGCGTTTGCCGTCTTTTTTTAGCATTTCATCGACGCGGGCGAAATCCTCATCGCGCAGATACAAATTTAGCCTCGTGTCGCGACTTTTGATGCCTACGAATTTAAGCTGCTCGAGGCGGTTTAGTACGACGTACCTCTCATCTCCGTATGG is a window from the Campylobacter massiliensis genome containing:
- a CDS encoding glycosyltransferase family 9 protein; the encoded protein is MRLFEGAARLILRFKSVRKTQLVTQPVQTVCFFSNTALGDTIFNTPVFRVFRQNFPHVRTVALLNPSTAPLFKTDPNIDEILLYDGKKGGFLRSLSQLKKIKPDIVFILHSNEPQATPLAVLSGAKYVFKLPNAGSKFSPFHSNEPEPYGDERYVVLNRLEQLKFVGIKSRDTRLNLYLRDEDFARVDEMLKKDGKRKFIGFQMGASTVSRQWFWQRWRELAGIILERTDAVIVLTGSPAERAMTAQLDEELRSAHVIDAAGKFSLREAAALIARLDVLVTPDTGPLHVAAALRTPTIGLFAVASPVNSNPDFDENIHKFIKKPRTCSPCVGKNCKFQECMLQIEAREVWEMLKEMI